The Listeria welshimeri serovar 6b str. SLCC5334 genome has a window encoding:
- a CDS encoding PspA/IM30 family protein — translation MANLFEKMKQWNKEVTEKIEKREEKRRNSVSYYMDKTKQEMKDAERMVEKQRELKSLFYKEYKEMEVYVEKRRHQAAIAKEAGETKLADFALEEVAQYEEQLEATKAHYDQASEQLEKLELRMHEMRLKWKNLKTQHLAEMAEKNATETSEKMDKVIHDMSWGSVSDYHEAQKQRDLAEEADKKADMSKELSQSFDDLMDELEKKTNKSKEIIKDKAQNFTSMVDDIIEREKQNFKKPERASMEDQLNELEKEAAKDKPKEEKEVLIPELENKEDKEEK, via the coding sequence ATGGCAAATCTTTTTGAAAAAATGAAACAATGGAATAAAGAAGTTACTGAAAAAATCGAGAAACGTGAAGAAAAACGCCGTAATTCGGTAAGTTACTATATGGATAAAACGAAACAAGAAATGAAAGATGCTGAACGCATGGTAGAAAAACAACGTGAACTTAAATCTCTTTTCTATAAAGAATATAAAGAAATGGAAGTTTATGTAGAAAAACGTCGCCACCAAGCAGCTATTGCCAAAGAAGCTGGTGAAACAAAACTAGCTGATTTCGCTTTAGAAGAAGTAGCTCAATATGAAGAACAATTAGAAGCAACAAAAGCACATTACGATCAAGCATCAGAACAACTAGAAAAATTAGAACTACGTATGCACGAAATGCGCTTAAAATGGAAAAATCTTAAAACACAACATTTAGCTGAAATGGCTGAAAAAAATGCGACAGAAACTTCCGAAAAAATGGATAAAGTTATCCATGATATGAGTTGGGGAAGTGTAAGTGATTACCATGAAGCTCAAAAACAACGCGATTTGGCAGAAGAAGCTGACAAAAAAGCAGATATGAGTAAAGAGTTATCTCAATCATTTGATGATTTAATGGACGAACTTGAAAAGAAAACAAACAAAAGTAAAGAAATTATCAAAGACAAAGCGCAAAACTTTACTTCAATGGTAGACGATATTATTGAACGTGAAAAACAAAATTTCAAGAAACCAGAAAGAGCTTCTATGGAAGACCAATTGAATGAATTAGAAAAAGAAGCTGCAAAAGATAAACCAAAAGAAGAAAAAGAAGTCTTGATTCCCGAATTAGAGAATAAAGAAGATAAAGAAGAGAAGTAA
- a CDS encoding MucBP domain-containing protein: MEYYDGAGNGGIYPFKVNTKSKATIEYVDEDNNKLAENTVKTGDFNAAYTSEPIAIEDYEVDETKLPQNQNGQFAETNQTVTYTYSKIANEVAKGTVGISFYSTDGNCPELISSLDLGYAYPDGVPTDTVTFGDLANNATYNDLRNDTLPSDILWNDVMKNMVDYMEGNLDANQFEANVGASVNSFDLDRIARNFEGYKFDEAIYQENLNKMVTFDQNNGNVNLQVPFTKVVAGADVTVVYVDTEGNELAPKETLTGNVNDNYSSEAKTIDGWTLKETPKNSTGEFSKDAQTVTYIYEKNDDTNNFTPVPDNKADTDVDNSPTDNAASTNKNTPLKSSKPIGTEDTLKQVNSPKEEKKIITQNNNSDQGLTKVNKSLPKTGDNELESSILVGLGILLVGGIFVTLRRTRNTKEE, translated from the coding sequence CTGGAATATTATGATGGTGCTGGTAATGGTGGTATTTATCCTTTTAAAGTAAATACAAAGTCCAAAGCAACAATTGAATACGTAGACGAAGATAATAACAAATTAGCAGAGAATACTGTCAAAACAGGTGATTTTAATGCAGCTTATACCTCTGAGCCAATAGCAATTGAAGACTATGAAGTGGATGAAACAAAACTACCGCAAAACCAAAACGGGCAGTTTGCTGAAACTAACCAAACTGTAACTTACACTTATTCCAAAATTGCAAATGAAGTAGCTAAAGGCACGGTTGGCATTTCATTTTACTCAACAGATGGTAATTGCCCTGAACTTATTTCCTCATTAGACTTGGGTTATGCTTACCCTGATGGTGTACCAACAGACACTGTAACATTTGGTGACTTAGCAAATAATGCTACCTATAACGATTTAAGAAATGATACATTACCTTCTGATATTTTATGGAATGATGTAATGAAGAACATGGTTGATTATATGGAAGGAAACCTTGATGCAAACCAATTTGAAGCAAATGTAGGTGCTTCTGTAAACTCATTTGATTTAGATCGTATTGCGCGAAATTTTGAGGGGTATAAATTTGATGAAGCTATCTATCAAGAAAATTTAAATAAAATGGTCACTTTTGATCAAAATAATGGAAACGTTAATTTACAAGTACCATTTACAAAAGTAGTAGCTGGTGCAGATGTTACCGTTGTTTATGTAGATACAGAAGGAAACGAATTAGCTCCTAAAGAAACGTTAACTGGTAATGTAAATGACAACTATTCTTCAGAGGCAAAAACAATTGATGGCTGGACTTTAAAAGAAACACCTAAAAATTCAACAGGTGAGTTCAGTAAAGATGCACAAACTGTCACCTATATTTATGAAAAAAATGATGATACAAATAACTTTACACCAGTTCCAGATAACAAAGCGGATACTGATGTGGACAATTCTCCAACAGATAATGCTGCTTCAACAAATAAAAATACACCTTTGAAAAGTAGCAAGCCTATTGGAACTGAAGATACTTTAAAACAAGTAAATAGTCCAAAAGAAGAAAAAAAAATAATTACACAAAACAATAACTCAGACCAAGGATTAACTAAAGTAAATAAATCGCTTCCTAAAACAGGAGATAATGAGTTAGAAAGTAGCATATTAGTTGGCTTAGGGATCCTTTTAGTTGGTGGAATATTCGTCACTCTTCGCAGGACTAGAAATACAAAAGAAGAGTAA
- a CDS encoding Crp/Fnr family transcriptional regulator → MEWLTLIDELEHNTPEKVWVVREELDTAEVFEIKKLEAHFILVLDGVLRMENKHQQILHYFMKNNVIYQSPYELRVQNKLKLVAETPAQIVLLHREFFLNYATNKSLYSEKLMRAIMENSANFMFELMKNDLKAEDRLAYSLQQICQSLTLERENEYYILPEYINKNKLALYSNISRKSLYSYLQKLENKEVVKVNGNQILVRIDRFTDAENEDWL, encoded by the coding sequence ATGGAATGGTTAACTTTAATTGATGAACTAGAACATAATACTCCAGAAAAAGTTTGGGTTGTCAGGGAGGAACTAGATACAGCGGAAGTATTTGAAATAAAAAAATTAGAAGCACATTTTATTTTAGTGCTAGACGGTGTGTTACGTATGGAAAATAAACATCAACAAATTTTGCATTACTTTATGAAGAATAATGTCATCTATCAATCCCCCTATGAATTAAGAGTACAAAACAAGTTAAAACTAGTTGCTGAAACACCTGCTCAGATTGTATTATTACATCGAGAATTTTTCCTTAACTATGCTACAAACAAATCTCTTTATTCCGAAAAACTTATGCGGGCAATTATGGAAAACTCTGCGAATTTCATGTTTGAATTAATGAAGAATGATCTTAAAGCCGAGGACCGATTAGCTTATTCATTACAACAAATATGTCAAAGTTTGACGCTGGAAAGAGAAAATGAATACTACATACTCCCTGAATATATAAACAAGAATAAATTAGCCCTATACAGTAATATTTCTAGAAAAAGTTTATATAGTTATCTACAAAAGCTAGAAAATAAAGAAGTAGTAAAAGTAAATGGAAATCAAATACTTGTTCGTATTGATCGATTTACAGATGCTGAAAACGAAGACTGGTTGTAA
- the nagA gene encoding N-acetylglucosamine-6-phosphate deacetylase codes for MANKVITNATIYTGKGVLENAFVRFDAQILEVGSMTYFQANKAEAVIDAKGQKLVPGFIDVHSHGGYSFDAMDADPEALRKQVKGMLNEGITTYFPTTMTQSHENIEKALKVINEVAQTEPIIGGIHLEGPFVSKVFKGAQPEEYIQAPDLELFKKWFDISGGLIKLVTYAPEHDTSADFENLCFELGVVPSIGHSNDVREHLKTSKATHATHLYNACHRMTHREPGVPGHVLLEKGINAELIVDGIHVHPDMVKLAYQMKGPEHVCIITDSMRAKGMPEGKSELGGQTVIVKDKQARLEDGTLAGSVLTYDDGFRNMIKFTGCSVEEAVLMSSGNQAREFNLTQKGAIEAGKDADFNLLDEDLHITATYSFGKKHS; via the coding sequence ATGGCTAATAAAGTAATTACTAACGCTACAATTTATACTGGTAAAGGTGTTCTAGAAAACGCTTTTGTGCGTTTTGATGCACAAATTTTAGAAGTGGGTTCAATGACTTATTTTCAAGCGAATAAAGCAGAAGCAGTAATCGATGCAAAAGGACAAAAACTTGTTCCTGGTTTCATTGATGTTCATTCACATGGTGGATATAGTTTTGATGCAATGGATGCAGATCCAGAAGCACTTAGAAAACAAGTGAAAGGTATGTTGAATGAAGGGATTACTACTTATTTTCCAACAACAATGACTCAATCACATGAAAATATTGAAAAAGCTTTAAAAGTTATTAATGAAGTTGCTCAAACAGAACCTATTATTGGCGGGATTCATCTGGAAGGTCCATTTGTTTCTAAAGTATTTAAAGGAGCTCAGCCAGAAGAATATATTCAAGCGCCTGACTTGGAGCTTTTCAAAAAATGGTTTGATATTTCTGGTGGTTTGATTAAATTAGTAACCTATGCACCAGAACATGATACTTCTGCTGATTTTGAAAATTTATGTTTTGAATTAGGAGTTGTTCCAAGTATTGGTCACTCTAATGATGTGCGCGAACACTTGAAAACAAGTAAAGCGACACACGCAACACATTTATATAATGCTTGTCACCGTATGACACACCGCGAACCTGGTGTTCCTGGGCATGTTTTATTAGAAAAAGGGATTAACGCAGAATTAATTGTTGATGGTATCCACGTTCATCCAGATATGGTGAAATTAGCCTATCAAATGAAAGGACCTGAACATGTATGTATTATTACTGATTCGATGCGAGCAAAAGGTATGCCAGAAGGGAAATCGGAACTTGGTGGCCAAACAGTTATCGTGAAAGATAAACAAGCTCGCTTAGAAGATGGAACACTTGCTGGAAGTGTATTAACTTATGATGACGGCTTCCGTAATATGATTAAATTTACTGGTTGCTCGGTAGAAGAAGCAGTGCTTATGTCTTCTGGAAACCAAGCACGCGAATTTAATTTAACACAAAAAGGTGCCATTGAGGCAGGTAAAGACGCAGATTTCAACTTATTAGATGAAGATTTACACATTACAGCAACCTATTCATTTGGAAAAAAACATTCTTGA
- a CDS encoding glucosamine-6-phosphate deaminase, translating to MQLITTENKLAGSKKALEIIEKGITTGEVNTLGLATGSTPETLYAELVKSDVDTTNVTTTNLDEYVGLAASDPNSYHYYMNNLLFSKKAFKESFLPNGEATDAEAECARYEEILTEHPIDIQVLGIGTNGHIGFNEPGTSFDSLTHKVVLTDSTREANKRFFEREEDVPTHAYSMGIKSIMNAKKIILLAFGENKAQAIKETIKGPVDVNCPASVLQNHPDVTVILDNEAASLL from the coding sequence ATGCAACTTATCACAACAGAAAATAAATTAGCAGGCTCCAAAAAAGCATTAGAAATTATTGAAAAAGGTATTACGACTGGTGAAGTAAATACACTTGGCTTAGCAACTGGTAGCACACCAGAAACACTATACGCTGAACTTGTAAAAAGCGATGTGGATACAACAAATGTAACGACAACTAATTTAGATGAATATGTAGGTCTTGCAGCGAGCGACCCAAACAGTTATCATTACTATATGAACAACTTATTATTCTCTAAAAAAGCTTTTAAAGAAAGTTTCTTACCAAACGGAGAAGCGACTGATGCAGAAGCAGAATGCGCTCGCTACGAAGAAATTTTAACTGAGCACCCAATCGATATCCAAGTGCTTGGAATTGGAACAAACGGACATATCGGTTTTAACGAACCAGGCACTTCTTTTGATTCGTTGACACATAAAGTCGTTTTAACTGATTCTACTCGTGAAGCCAACAAACGCTTTTTCGAAAGAGAAGAAGATGTTCCAACACATGCTTATTCTATGGGAATTAAATCTATCATGAATGCGAAAAAAATTATCCTACTTGCTTTTGGTGAAAACAAAGCACAAGCAATCAAAGAAACTATTAAAGGACCTGTAGATGTGAATTGTCCTGCTTCTGTTCTTCAAAATCATCCAGATGTTACTGTGATTCTTGACAACGAGGCGGCGTCACTTCTATAA
- a CDS encoding GntR family transcriptional regulator: MIDKQSGIPIYIQIQSEIKKKMEDGVWKVGTSIPAERQLAEMFHVSRMTVRQAIQGLVDDNILQRRVGAGTFIAEKKLTERLEAVTSFTNLMLQEGKVPSTRIVSYGIRPASTQEQEALQLPENSNVMKIERIRYGDRVPILYEVAAIPEKIASLLTKEDIMDSLYKAIELKLGQPIGEAEQIMEASLVSEKIAPYLDVKLGSPVMKLRQITTLEDGRPFEFTRSQYVGSRFQFVARIKQ, from the coding sequence ATGATCGATAAACAATCAGGAATACCGATTTACATTCAGATTCAAAGTGAAATTAAAAAGAAAATGGAAGATGGCGTCTGGAAAGTTGGGACATCTATTCCGGCTGAACGTCAACTTGCTGAAATGTTTCATGTTAGCCGAATGACTGTAAGACAAGCTATTCAAGGGCTAGTGGATGATAATATTTTACAAAGACGAGTTGGTGCTGGAACTTTTATTGCGGAAAAGAAATTAACGGAACGATTAGAAGCGGTTACGAGTTTTACGAATTTGATGTTACAAGAAGGAAAAGTCCCTTCGACGCGAATCGTATCATATGGTATTCGTCCGGCAAGTACGCAAGAACAAGAAGCACTCCAACTACCTGAAAATAGCAATGTGATGAAGATAGAACGGATTCGTTACGGCGACCGTGTTCCAATTCTTTATGAAGTTGCTGCCATTCCAGAAAAAATTGCTTCACTGCTAACAAAGGAAGACATCATGGATTCCCTTTATAAAGCGATTGAATTAAAACTTGGTCAACCAATTGGAGAAGCAGAGCAAATCATGGAAGCTTCTTTAGTATCGGAAAAAATTGCGCCATATCTAGATGTGAAACTCGGATCACCAGTTATGAAACTCAGGCAGATTACAACATTAGAAGACGGTCGACCATTTGAATTTACGCGTTCCCAATATGTAGGTAGTAGATTTCAATTTGTAGCTAGGATTAAACAATAA
- a CDS encoding glycosyltransferase family 4 protein, with amino-acid sequence MSWMIICICFGVSVLLTPLIRKIALYFDITDKPDQRRINIKPIPSLGGLAIFISFVIGMFLLPIENEFLWPLLIAAFVMVLTGLLDDIMEFKARYKLIGQILAAFIIVFWGNISIDFINLPFGGEIHFGVLSIPLTIIWIVAITNAINLIDGLDGLAAGVSTIALLTILGMAFIMGDVLVIMIASVLIAGTLGFLPYNFNPAKIFMGDTGALFLGFIISILSVMGFKNVTFISLIVPILILGVPISDTIFAIIRRMVTKQPIAMADKSHLHHCLLRLGFTHRQTVILIYAIAALFSLFAFIFTMSTLWGSMILIGVLLVLIEVLIETLGLVGSTYRPLLNLFKITKEDKID; translated from the coding sequence ATGAGCTGGATGATTATTTGTATATGTTTTGGCGTGTCCGTGTTACTTACACCGCTAATTCGAAAAATAGCACTTTATTTTGATATTACTGATAAACCTGATCAACGTCGTATCAATATTAAACCAATTCCTAGTTTAGGTGGGTTAGCGATTTTTATCAGTTTTGTCATTGGAATGTTTTTACTTCCAATTGAAAACGAATTCTTATGGCCACTATTGATTGCAGCTTTTGTTATGGTTTTAACTGGCTTATTAGATGATATTATGGAGTTTAAAGCGAGATATAAATTAATCGGGCAAATATTGGCAGCTTTTATTATTGTTTTTTGGGGCAATATTAGTATTGATTTTATCAACTTACCATTTGGTGGAGAAATTCATTTTGGGGTATTAAGTATCCCGCTAACAATTATTTGGATTGTAGCGATTACGAATGCAATTAATCTTATCGATGGACTTGATGGACTTGCTGCTGGGGTTTCCACTATCGCATTACTAACTATTTTAGGAATGGCATTTATTATGGGCGATGTTTTAGTTATTATGATTGCAAGTGTACTTATTGCGGGAACGCTTGGATTTTTACCATATAACTTCAATCCTGCTAAAATTTTCATGGGGGATACGGGCGCGCTTTTTTTAGGATTTATCATTTCTATCTTATCTGTTATGGGATTCAAAAATGTTACATTTATCTCATTAATAGTTCCGATTTTGATTTTAGGCGTACCAATTTCTGATACCATCTTTGCTATTATAAGAAGAATGGTAACGAAACAACCAATTGCAATGGCTGATAAATCACATTTACATCATTGTTTATTACGACTTGGTTTTACCCATCGACAAACAGTTATTTTAATTTATGCGATTGCGGCTTTGTTTTCTTTATTTGCTTTCATTTTTACCATGTCGACGCTTTGGGGATCGATGATTTTAATTGGCGTATTATTAGTCTTAATTGAAGTATTAATTGAAACACTTGGGCTAGTTGGAAGCACATATCGTCCATTGCTTAATTTATTCAAAATTACTAAAGAAGATAAAATAGATTAG
- a CDS encoding peptidase U32 family protein, with protein sequence MEIIATADSMTQAEKLLRAGVDRLYIGNSQFGLRLPHSFSVEELHEIVHLAHEQKKKVTIAVNSLMHNEHMEELPAFLEELAEMKVDAVACGDPGAIMLLSEMNRPIPFIYDAQTFVTSAEQISFWEKQGAIGAVLARELTEGEIKAIAESLPIPVEVLVHGPTCIHQSKRKLVTNYQRIVEMEDDTSKERGLYLREPNDETSQLPIYEDESGTHIFASEDVSLVPYLADLYETGLQTWKLDGVLAESDNFVQIAALFVEAKEAIIEGQFVAEYFVNKLTELQPKTRKLDAGFYLKNPDDVK encoded by the coding sequence ATGGAAATCATTGCGACAGCAGATTCAATGACTCAAGCTGAAAAATTGCTTCGCGCGGGGGTAGACAGATTATATATAGGTAATAGCCAATTTGGTTTAAGGTTACCTCATTCGTTTTCTGTCGAAGAATTACATGAAATAGTTCATTTAGCGCATGAACAAAAGAAAAAAGTAACTATAGCAGTAAATTCGTTAATGCATAACGAACATATGGAAGAGTTACCAGCATTTTTAGAAGAACTTGCTGAAATGAAAGTAGATGCAGTAGCTTGTGGCGATCCTGGTGCGATTATGCTTTTAAGTGAAATGAACCGACCGATACCGTTTATTTATGATGCTCAGACATTTGTTACTAGTGCAGAACAAATCTCGTTTTGGGAGAAACAAGGAGCAATTGGGGCGGTACTTGCTAGAGAATTAACAGAGGGTGAGATAAAAGCTATTGCCGAAAGCCTTCCTATTCCTGTGGAAGTACTGGTCCACGGTCCAACTTGTATTCATCAATCTAAACGGAAATTAGTAACTAACTATCAACGAATTGTTGAAATGGAAGATGATACTTCAAAGGAACGCGGTCTTTATTTGCGTGAACCTAATGATGAAACTAGCCAATTGCCTATCTACGAGGATGAATCAGGAACGCATATTTTTGCTTCCGAGGATGTTTCTCTTGTGCCTTATTTGGCAGATTTATATGAAACGGGCTTGCAAACTTGGAAACTAGATGGTGTTTTAGCTGAATCAGATAACTTTGTTCAAATTGCTGCTTTATTTGTTGAGGCAAAAGAAGCTATTATAGAGGGGCAATTTGTTGCAGAGTATTTTGTGAACAAGTTAACGGAATTACAGCCTAAAACAAGAAAACTTGATGCTGGTTTTTACTTGAAAAATCCGGATGATGTGAAATAG
- a CDS encoding peptidase U32 family protein → MSRILKKPEVLAPAGNLEKLKIAIRYGADAVYIGGQAFGLRSRAGNFSFEEMKLGIAFAHDHNAKVYVAANMVAHAGDTEGAGEFFRTLRDIGIDAVIVSDPALISICFQDAPGLPVHLSTQASATNYKTLEFWKKQGLERVVLAREVSMQEIQEIGEKTDVEMEAFIHGAMCISYSGRCTLSNHMANRDANRGGCAQSCRWKYDLFEIDNGISKNLVDEDEEPFSMSAVDLSMIKYIPDMVNAGVDSLKIEGRMKSIHYVSTVASVYRRAVDAYCEDPENYVFDPAWEDELWKVAQRELSTGFFYKEPTEDEQLFGKTRKIPQYAFAAQVLEYDEETKIATLQQRNNFGVGEEIEFYGPGDTGFKQVVEVLWNEDGVEIDRAPNAMMTIKMPVDKPVKPFYFMRKKK, encoded by the coding sequence ATGAGTAGGATTTTAAAAAAACCTGAAGTACTAGCTCCTGCTGGTAATTTAGAAAAATTAAAAATTGCCATTCGTTACGGTGCGGATGCGGTTTATATTGGTGGTCAAGCATTCGGGCTTCGTTCTCGTGCTGGAAATTTTAGTTTTGAAGAAATGAAGTTAGGTATCGCTTTTGCGCATGACCATAATGCAAAAGTTTATGTTGCTGCCAATATGGTTGCACATGCTGGAGATACGGAAGGTGCTGGTGAATTTTTCCGGACATTACGTGATATTGGAATTGATGCAGTAATTGTTTCTGATCCAGCTTTAATTAGTATTTGTTTTCAAGACGCTCCGGGTTTACCAGTTCATTTATCTACGCAGGCTTCTGCTACAAACTATAAAACACTAGAGTTTTGGAAAAAACAAGGATTAGAACGAGTAGTTCTTGCTCGTGAAGTGAGTATGCAAGAAATCCAAGAAATTGGAGAAAAAACGGATGTTGAAATGGAAGCTTTCATTCATGGTGCCATGTGTATTTCTTATTCTGGTCGATGCACTTTATCGAACCATATGGCGAACCGAGATGCCAATCGTGGCGGTTGTGCACAAAGTTGCCGCTGGAAATATGACTTATTTGAAATTGATAATGGAATTTCTAAAAACTTAGTGGATGAGGATGAAGAACCTTTTTCAATGAGTGCTGTAGATTTATCCATGATTAAATATATTCCAGATATGGTCAATGCTGGAGTAGATAGTTTGAAAATTGAAGGACGTATGAAATCCATTCATTATGTTTCCACTGTAGCGAGCGTTTACCGACGTGCTGTGGATGCTTACTGTGAAGATCCAGAGAACTATGTGTTTGATCCAGCTTGGGAAGATGAATTATGGAAAGTAGCTCAGCGCGAATTGTCGACAGGCTTTTTCTATAAAGAGCCAACTGAAGATGAACAATTATTTGGGAAAACAAGAAAAATCCCTCAATACGCTTTTGCAGCTCAAGTTCTTGAGTATGACGAGGAAACTAAAATAGCTACTTTGCAACAACGGAATAATTTTGGTGTGGGAGAAGAAATTGAATTTTATGGACCTGGTGATACTGGATTTAAGCAAGTAGTCGAAGTACTTTGGAACGAAGACGGGGTAGAAATTGACCGTGCTCCGAATGCAATGATGACAATAAAAATGCCCGTAGATAAGCCAGTTAAGCCATTTTACTTTATGAGAAAGAAAAAATAA
- a CDS encoding LemA family protein has product MIGWIIAIAVVVILVLIYFGLYNSLVKYRNRVDETWAQIDVQLKRRFDLIPNLVETVKGYAKHENETLTQVIEARNKMMEVPADNRQGQIEADNMLSGALKSIFALGEAYPDLKANTSFIELQHELTTTENKVAYSRQLYNTTVMTYNTKVQSVPTNIVAKLHNFTEREMLSIPEVERVAPKVEF; this is encoded by the coding sequence ATGATAGGATGGATTATCGCAATTGCTGTTGTAGTTATTTTAGTATTGATTTATTTCGGTCTATACAACAGTCTTGTTAAATACCGTAACCGTGTTGATGAAACTTGGGCGCAAATTGATGTACAATTAAAACGTAGATTTGACTTGATTCCTAATTTAGTTGAAACAGTTAAAGGGTATGCGAAACATGAAAATGAAACATTAACACAAGTAATCGAAGCTCGTAATAAAATGATGGAGGTTCCTGCTGACAATCGACAAGGTCAAATTGAAGCAGATAATATGTTAAGTGGAGCGCTTAAATCTATTTTTGCATTAGGTGAAGCTTATCCTGACTTAAAAGCAAATACTTCTTTTATTGAATTACAACATGAATTAACTACTACTGAAAATAAAGTAGCTTATTCACGTCAACTTTATAACACAACTGTAATGACTTACAACACTAAAGTACAATCTGTACCAACAAATATTGTAGCTAAACTGCATAACTTTACTGAACGTGAAATGCTCTCTATTCCAGAAGTAGAACGTGTTGCACCAAAAGTAGAGTTTTAA
- the htpX gene encoding zinc metalloprotease HtpX: MLFEQIAANKRKTVFIVIGFFIFVLMVGAAIGIIVWNNYLNGLILAAVIGAFYILIMVMTSSSVVMAMNRAKRITSKEQAPVLWDTVESMAMVASIPMPKVYIMNDLSLNAFSAGISPEKGAVAVTQGLLDNLERYELEGVIAHEVSHIRNYDIRLSTISIALVAVIAILSDLAMRMIFWGSVTGSRNNRKNDNNSGGGAQLIIYIVALVFVVLAPIIATAIQFALSRNREYLADASAIELTRNPDGLIQALQKVSGDTKKMKEVSASSESIYFSSPLKSKKDKPGIFDSHPPISSRIERLENM, translated from the coding sequence ATGCTATTTGAACAAATTGCAGCAAATAAACGAAAAACTGTTTTTATCGTAATTGGCTTTTTTATTTTCGTTCTAATGGTTGGTGCTGCTATTGGTATAATTGTTTGGAATAATTATCTGAATGGGCTTATATTAGCAGCAGTGATTGGTGCATTTTATATTTTGATAATGGTTATGACTAGTTCTTCCGTTGTAATGGCGATGAATCGTGCGAAAAGAATCACATCAAAAGAACAAGCACCTGTTTTATGGGACACCGTGGAAAGTATGGCGATGGTTGCTAGTATTCCGATGCCAAAAGTATATATTATGAATGATTTAAGTCTAAATGCTTTTTCGGCAGGTATTTCTCCTGAAAAAGGGGCAGTAGCTGTTACGCAAGGATTACTAGATAATTTAGAACGCTATGAATTAGAGGGCGTTATTGCTCACGAAGTTTCTCATATACGCAACTATGATATCCGTTTGTCAACAATCTCCATTGCGCTAGTAGCCGTAATTGCTATTCTAAGTGATTTAGCTATGCGAATGATTTTCTGGGGAAGTGTAACAGGTAGTAGAAATAATCGGAAAAATGATAATAACAGTGGAGGCGGCGCTCAGTTAATAATATATATTGTAGCACTTGTCTTTGTTGTTTTAGCACCTATTATTGCTACTGCAATCCAGTTCGCTTTATCAAGAAATAGAGAATATTTAGCGGATGCAAGCGCAATTGAATTGACACGGAATCCAGATGGACTGATCCAAGCATTACAAAAAGTTAGCGGTGATACGAAAAAAATGAAAGAAGTAAGTGCTTCTAGTGAATCCATTTACTTCTCATCACCTTTGAAGTCAAAAAAAGATAAACCAGGTATTTTTGATTCCCATCCGCCTATTAGTTCAAGAATCGAGCGTTTGGAAAATATGTAA